One Flagellimonas sp. CMM7 genomic region harbors:
- a CDS encoding ABC transporter ATP-binding protein: MIKANNIQKYYGDLQVLKGVDLEIKKGEVVSIVGASGAGKTTLLQILGTLDAPSNKKDSSLLINDTNVTRLNDKSLARFRNEHIGFIFQFHQLLPEFTALENVCIPAFIKKTPRAQAEKRAKELLDFLGLSDRYDHKPNALSGGEQQRVAVARSLINNPSVILADEPSGNLDSESADNLHQLFFKLRDEFGQTFVLVTHNLELANMADRKLTMVDGLIVS; encoded by the coding sequence ATGATAAAGGCGAATAACATTCAAAAATACTACGGCGACCTTCAAGTTTTAAAAGGAGTTGATTTAGAAATAAAAAAAGGTGAGGTAGTATCCATTGTTGGTGCATCTGGAGCCGGCAAAACTACATTATTACAGATTTTAGGTACATTGGATGCCCCTTCCAACAAAAAGGACAGTTCGTTATTGATCAATGATACAAACGTTACCCGATTGAATGACAAAAGCTTAGCTAGGTTTAGAAATGAACACATAGGTTTTATATTCCAATTTCATCAGCTATTACCAGAATTTACCGCTTTAGAAAACGTTTGTATTCCTGCTTTTATAAAAAAAACACCTAGGGCCCAAGCTGAAAAACGTGCAAAAGAATTACTGGATTTTTTAGGGCTTTCGGATAGATATGACCATAAACCAAATGCCTTATCTGGTGGTGAGCAACAGCGAGTGGCCGTAGCTCGATCATTAATCAATAACCCTTCCGTTATTTTGGCGGATGAACCTAGTGGTAATCTAGATTCTGAAAGCGCAGATAACCTACATCAACTTTTCTTTAAACTCCGTGATGAATTTGGGCAGACCTTTGTCCTGGTTACCCATAATTTAGAACTGGCCAACATGGCAGATCGAAAGTTAACTATGGTTGACGGATTGATTGTTTCTTGA
- the msrA gene encoding peptide-methionine (S)-S-oxide reductase MsrA yields the protein MNKQNNDSLETAIFAGGCFWCTEAVFQRLAGVREVVSGYTGGAIKNPAYREICTGRTGHAEGIKIKFDPKEVSFTELLEVFFATHDPTTLNRQGNDVGTQYRSEIFYTQPNQKKLAEEFIALLEKEHVFGSPIVTAISEAKPFYVAEQEHHNYYNDNSNQPYCQFIIDPKIKKLNKHFSNKLNTVK from the coding sequence ATGAATAAACAAAATAATGATTCTTTAGAAACCGCCATATTTGCTGGCGGTTGTTTTTGGTGTACAGAAGCTGTTTTTCAAAGACTAGCAGGAGTACGGGAAGTAGTTTCGGGATATACTGGTGGAGCAATCAAGAATCCAGCATATAGGGAAATTTGTACCGGAAGAACTGGACATGCTGAGGGTATAAAAATCAAATTTGATCCAAAAGAAGTTTCTTTTACCGAGTTATTGGAAGTTTTCTTTGCAACCCATGATCCCACAACCTTGAACAGACAAGGCAATGATGTCGGTACACAATATAGAAGTGAAATTTTCTATACCCAACCAAATCAAAAAAAACTGGCAGAAGAATTTATTGCTCTTCTAGAGAAAGAGCATGTATTTGGATCACCAATAGTTACGGCCATTTCTGAAGCAAAACCATTTTATGTGGCAGAACAAGAACATCATAACTATTATAATGATAATTCAAACCAGCCCTATTGTCAGTTCATTATAGATCCAAAAATTAAAAAGCTAAACAAACATTTTTCAAACAAGCTAAATACAGTTAAATAA
- the folE gene encoding GTP cyclohydrolase I FolE → MAPYQSMEEYNISITNEVKERFSKIIDEIGEDVTRDGLLKTPERAAKAMLFLTQGYKQDAAEILKSAMFKEDYDDMVIIKDIEVYSLCEHHMLPFFGKAHIAYIPNGHIVGLSKIPRIVDVFARRLQVQERLTHDILECMNETLKPKGVAVVIEASHMCMMMRGVQKQNSVTTTSGFRGQFEKIETRNEFLKLISSDLS, encoded by the coding sequence ATGGCACCATATCAAAGCATGGAAGAATACAATATTAGTATTACTAATGAGGTAAAAGAACGCTTTTCAAAAATAATAGATGAAATAGGGGAGGATGTAACCCGTGATGGATTATTGAAAACACCAGAACGTGCAGCTAAGGCCATGTTGTTCCTAACCCAAGGATATAAGCAGGATGCAGCAGAAATTCTTAAAAGCGCCATGTTCAAGGAAGACTATGATGATATGGTTATCATCAAGGATATTGAGGTATACTCGCTGTGTGAGCACCATATGCTTCCTTTTTTCGGAAAGGCACATATAGCTTACATTCCCAACGGACATATTGTAGGCTTAAGCAAAATACCCCGCATTGTGGATGTTTTTGCTAGAAGGTTACAGGTACAAGAACGATTGACCCATGACATTTTGGAGTGTATGAATGAAACATTGAAACCAAAGGGAGTAGCAGTGGTTATTGAAGCGTCTCACATGTGTATGATGATGAGAGGTGTTCAAAAACAGAATTCAGTGACGACAACATCTGGCTTTAGAGGGCAGTTCGAAAAAATAGAAACTCGAAATGAGTTCCTTAAACTAATCAGTTCGGATTTATCCTAG
- a CDS encoding cytochrome-c peroxidase yields the protein MNRILVVLLVFSLSCKQKPKESLIASSVESKVDWKPVKDYYLKHITDAITALDELANLPMADDGAKAVFQKARISFKKAEPYASYLNPGVGHRANGPALPIVTNDSQKVLLPVGLQKIEESIYEGEESEERYREEISITAGMLRNLQNSIRDREITPQRFFIAAHQQLIRIISLSISGFDTPVSQLGLKETMVSLESLKEVYGKSIRHIIVDTNKELDAQFQNNVQAAVDFVKSNIDFETFDRYTFIRDYMNPITRNWVAIRKESQLWDGVNNKPFNFDAPTFFEEDSFNVEFFTPAINRNPTEKKIALGKKLFFDPKLSQNGKMACVTCHNPKKAWADGIALNLDKNGKLLQRNTPTLINAAFQQSFFWDGRSPNLLDQITSVFTNDKEFDSSVHEFSTEILADTTYIPLFKDAYGGISARNTEIIRAISSYISTLNGFNSKFDKNIRGEEDTFTGEEKLGFNLYMGKALCATCHFIPLTNGTVPPFFTEHEKEVIGVPETASNKTLDDDLGFYWRHNEELEVHRGMFKTPTIRNAELTGPYMHNGVYKSLEEVINFYNLGGGGGLGFDLPYQTLPFDNLQLSELEEKALVAFIKTLTDTEVGEVY from the coding sequence ATGAATCGCATATTAGTTGTTTTATTAGTTTTTAGCCTCAGCTGTAAGCAAAAGCCGAAAGAAAGCCTTATTGCATCAAGTGTAGAAAGTAAAGTTGATTGGAAACCCGTTAAGGATTATTATTTAAAGCATATTACAGACGCCATTACCGCTCTGGATGAGCTTGCAAACCTGCCAATGGCAGATGATGGTGCAAAGGCAGTATTTCAAAAAGCAAGAATCTCATTTAAAAAAGCAGAACCATATGCTTCTTATCTTAACCCTGGAGTAGGGCATAGAGCCAATGGGCCTGCACTTCCTATTGTTACCAATGATAGTCAAAAGGTATTATTGCCAGTAGGTTTACAGAAAATTGAAGAAAGTATTTATGAGGGAGAAGAAAGCGAAGAACGTTACAGGGAAGAAATTTCAATCACGGCGGGTATGTTACGGAATCTTCAAAATAGTATCCGAGATCGAGAAATTACTCCACAACGGTTCTTTATTGCCGCACACCAACAATTAATACGCATTATCAGTCTGTCCATTTCCGGTTTTGATACACCAGTGAGTCAGCTTGGTTTAAAAGAAACAATGGTTTCCTTAGAAAGTCTAAAGGAAGTCTATGGTAAAAGTATTAGACACATAATTGTAGATACAAACAAAGAACTTGACGCACAATTTCAGAATAATGTCCAAGCAGCTGTCGACTTTGTAAAATCAAACATAGACTTTGAAACTTTTGATCGTTATACCTTCATAAGAGACTATATGAACCCGATTACCCGAAATTGGGTTGCTATACGGAAAGAAAGCCAATTATGGGATGGCGTAAACAATAAACCTTTCAATTTTGATGCACCAACGTTTTTTGAAGAAGATTCGTTTAATGTTGAGTTTTTCACACCTGCCATAAATCGGAATCCTACAGAAAAAAAGATTGCATTGGGCAAGAAACTTTTTTTTGACCCCAAACTGTCCCAAAATGGAAAAATGGCCTGTGTTACATGCCATAATCCAAAAAAAGCCTGGGCAGACGGAATAGCTTTAAACTTGGATAAGAACGGAAAGTTATTGCAGCGAAATACACCAACATTGATTAATGCAGCTTTTCAACAAAGCTTCTTTTGGGATGGCAGATCACCCAACCTATTGGACCAAATAACCTCTGTATTTACCAATGATAAGGAATTTGATAGTTCTGTACATGAGTTTTCTACAGAAATTTTAGCGGACACCACATATATTCCACTATTTAAAGATGCGTATGGCGGGATCTCCGCAAGAAATACCGAAATCATTCGTGCCATATCCTCATATATTTCAACACTGAACGGGTTCAATTCCAAGTTTGATAAAAACATTCGTGGTGAGGAGGATACTTTTACAGGCGAGGAAAAATTAGGCTTTAATTTATATATGGGTAAAGCACTTTGTGCCACTTGTCATTTTATTCCGCTTACCAATGGAACCGTACCTCCATTTTTTACTGAACATGAAAAAGAAGTAATTGGTGTTCCCGAAACCGCTAGTAATAAAACATTAGATGATGATTTGGGGTTTTATTGGAGGCATAATGAGGAATTGGAAGTACATCGTGGGATGTTTAAAACTCCAACAATCAGAAATGCTGAGCTAACGGGACCGTATATGCACAATGGGGTTTATAAAAGTTTGGAAGAAGTAATCAATTTCTACAACCTCGGCGGAGGCGGTGGACTGGGTTTTGATTTACCATACCAAACGCTTCCTTTTGATAATCTACAACTATCAGAATTGGAAGAGAAAGCACTAGTGGCCTTCATAAAAACCCTTACAGATACTGAGGTAGGAGAGGTATATTAA
- a CDS encoding DUF5916 domain-containing protein, producing the protein MRIAYWIIMFFPLCMVYAQENNSQNFAPPEIPQEIRVSKALNGIELDGFLNEKDWETAEITEDFFRREPRQGGKIKYKTQVQFLYDDKNLYVAAFCSDSLGLQGIRIQDLRRDFDWGENDIFGIALDPQNLKQYAQGFQTTPFGNQRDFQNFNGNSFDTGWNTLWRVRTQRTDKGYSVEMAIPFKSLRYNLPENGNTIEWGMTLVRYARRDIEVSTFPAIPQSFTPYRMTYAAKLTGIEVPPPSANIRVEPYALYQYDENKEGESLTAKSSDPKIGVDAKWAINPKTVLDLTINTDFAQADVDRAVNNLERFNIFFPERRQFFLENSGIWAGGLQQSIRPFFSRRIGLQGEFNATPAPIDFGARFTQRTEKNALAGLFVRQRETENSAGANFGVLRYLKNYGRENNIGVMITHREDDSNSELNLENNSNTTITVDGQIRPTSQWDVQYLLSSSIDESTGKTGYAGRIFVGNDTNKYYYGWVTEYTDANYNPRMGFVRQNNVIRHNPGGYYIWRPKNIDWIRRWDPGMFVNYNHDATDPSQFQQASLYIFPVFTWFKDNSFVETSFTPTWQNINFEFAPLGLEIEQDNYFYTRYLVKYNTDQSKKWSGDVGYNFGNFYNGTRGTISAAARFAPVPHAALTLDYEHNTIKSVGVNNSDLTTNLYSANLRLALNPRLQLSTFYQYNSFNEQGRWNARFSWEYMPLSFIYLVFNDTQTDVFDPSINAKQFISKITLLKQF; encoded by the coding sequence ATGAGAATAGCATATTGGATAATTATGTTTTTCCCATTATGCATGGTTTATGCTCAGGAAAACAATAGTCAAAATTTTGCTCCACCAGAAATTCCTCAAGAAATAAGGGTTTCTAAAGCCCTCAATGGAATTGAGTTAGATGGTTTTCTGAATGAAAAAGATTGGGAAACAGCCGAAATAACGGAAGATTTTTTCAGAAGAGAACCAAGGCAAGGCGGCAAGATCAAATATAAAACTCAAGTTCAGTTTTTATATGATGACAAAAATTTATACGTTGCCGCATTCTGCAGCGATTCTTTAGGTTTACAGGGAATTAGGATTCAGGATTTAAGAAGAGATTTTGACTGGGGAGAAAATGATATTTTTGGGATTGCTCTGGACCCCCAAAACCTAAAACAATACGCACAAGGTTTTCAAACAACTCCCTTCGGTAACCAGCGTGATTTTCAAAATTTCAATGGAAATAGTTTTGACACAGGTTGGAATACCTTGTGGAGGGTTCGCACGCAAAGAACCGATAAAGGTTATTCCGTGGAGATGGCGATTCCATTTAAATCTTTGCGTTATAACCTTCCTGAGAATGGCAACACGATTGAGTGGGGAATGACGCTAGTTCGCTATGCTCGAAGGGATATAGAAGTTTCTACATTTCCAGCTATTCCACAATCCTTTACGCCATATCGGATGACCTATGCAGCCAAACTAACAGGTATTGAAGTACCTCCCCCATCAGCCAATATTAGGGTGGAGCCATATGCGTTGTACCAATATGACGAGAACAAAGAAGGGGAATCATTAACTGCTAAATCCAGTGATCCTAAAATAGGTGTGGACGCCAAATGGGCCATAAACCCAAAAACGGTTCTCGATCTAACCATCAACACAGATTTTGCACAGGCCGATGTTGACAGGGCGGTAAATAACCTAGAACGTTTCAATATTTTCTTTCCTGAACGTCGTCAGTTCTTTTTAGAAAACTCTGGTATCTGGGCTGGCGGTTTGCAGCAATCCATTCGCCCGTTTTTTAGCAGAAGAATTGGCTTACAAGGTGAATTCAATGCAACACCGGCACCCATTGATTTTGGTGCCCGTTTTACACAAAGAACAGAAAAGAATGCTTTGGCTGGCCTCTTTGTTCGTCAACGTGAAACGGAAAACTCCGCTGGAGCCAATTTTGGTGTTCTTCGGTATCTAAAAAACTACGGAAGGGAAAACAATATTGGTGTAATGATCACCCATAGAGAAGATGATAGTAATTCGGAACTCAATCTGGAAAACAACAGTAATACCACCATAACCGTAGATGGACAAATTAGGCCAACTAGCCAATGGGATGTGCAATATTTACTGTCTAGTTCAATTGATGAGTCTACCGGAAAAACCGGATATGCCGGGAGAATTTTTGTTGGGAACGACACCAATAAGTATTATTATGGATGGGTAACTGAATATACGGATGCGAATTATAACCCAAGAATGGGGTTTGTTAGGCAAAACAATGTAATTCGTCACAATCCTGGCGGATATTACATATGGAGACCAAAGAACATTGATTGGATCAGGCGATGGGATCCCGGTATGTTTGTCAATTACAATCATGACGCGACCGACCCAAGCCAATTTCAGCAAGCCAGTCTTTATATTTTTCCGGTTTTTACATGGTTCAAAGACAATAGCTTTGTGGAAACTTCCTTTACTCCCACTTGGCAAAACATCAATTTTGAATTCGCTCCCTTAGGATTGGAGATTGAGCAGGACAATTATTTTTATACCAGATATTTAGTAAAGTACAACACAGATCAGTCCAAAAAATGGTCGGGAGATGTTGGATATAATTTTGGGAATTTTTATAATGGAACCAGAGGTACTATTAGTGCTGCTGCGCGTTTTGCGCCAGTTCCACATGCCGCGCTAACGTTAGACTATGAACACAATACAATAAAAAGTGTTGGAGTCAATAACTCGGATTTGACTACAAATCTGTATTCTGCAAACTTACGTCTAGCATTAAACCCAAGACTTCAATTATCAACATTCTATCAATATAATAGTTTTAATGAACAGGGTAGATGGAATGCACGTTTTAGCTGGGAATATATGCCTCTATCTTTTATTTATCTCGTTTTTAACGATACCCAAACCGATGTTTTTGACCCTTCAATAAACGCCAAACAGTTTATAAGTAAAATCACGCTTTTAAAGCAATTTTAG
- a CDS encoding S10 family peptidase, which translates to MKKNQLAFCMLLCTIIAFSQNRKLPIDTTVTTQHSVTINGTSLNYTATTGTQPVWDEMGEPIAALHYTYYTKNNVKNRAERPLLISFNGGPGSGSVWMHLAYTGPRVLKIDDEGYPIQPYGVKQNPYSVLDVTDIVYVNPANTGYSRTIPETGDKVDREKFFGINADTKYLAEWLNTFVTRNNRWRSPKYIIGESYGGTRVMGLSLALQNQQWMYLNGVIMVSPADYKVIRVGGPVSSALNLPYYTAAAWHHKVLPSELQGKDLLEILPESEEYTVNTLIPAIAKGGFISDAERSEVAKKMAYYTGLKEKDILDHNLDVPTQFFWKNLLKDRGAYNVGRLDSRYLGIDKQLFGGSPDYSAELTSWLHSFTPAINYYLQEELKFKTDIKYNMFGPVHPWNNEDDHTRDNLRQAMAQNPYLNVLVQSGYYDGATTYFNAKYTMWQVDPSGRMKDRFEFKGYRSGHMMYLRREDLKKANDDIRSFILRTMTNGKSAKY; encoded by the coding sequence ATGAAAAAAAATCAGCTTGCCTTTTGCATGTTATTATGCACCATAATTGCTTTCTCCCAAAACAGAAAATTACCAATAGACACTACTGTGACCACTCAACACAGTGTTACTATAAATGGAACAAGTCTTAACTACACGGCAACCACAGGTACCCAGCCTGTTTGGGATGAAATGGGTGAGCCGATTGCAGCTCTTCATTATACATATTATACTAAAAACAATGTAAAAAATAGAGCAGAACGTCCGTTGTTGATTTCTTTTAATGGCGGGCCTGGTTCTGGGTCGGTTTGGATGCACTTGGCCTATACAGGCCCAAGAGTGCTCAAAATAGATGATGAGGGTTATCCTATTCAACCTTATGGAGTAAAGCAAAACCCCTATTCTGTTTTAGATGTTACAGATATTGTTTATGTTAACCCGGCTAATACAGGATACTCCAGAACCATTCCCGAAACAGGTGATAAAGTTGACCGAGAAAAGTTTTTTGGAATAAATGCAGACACCAAATATCTGGCAGAGTGGTTGAATACCTTTGTTACAAGAAACAATCGTTGGAGATCTCCTAAATATATTATTGGCGAAAGTTATGGAGGAACCAGGGTTATGGGTCTTTCCCTGGCTCTACAAAATCAGCAATGGATGTATCTAAATGGGGTAATTATGGTTTCTCCTGCAGATTATAAGGTAATAAGAGTTGGTGGTCCGGTATCGAGCGCATTAAATTTACCATACTACACGGCGGCGGCATGGCATCATAAAGTATTGCCTTCAGAATTACAAGGCAAAGACCTACTGGAGATTTTGCCAGAATCCGAAGAATATACCGTTAACACACTAATTCCGGCAATAGCCAAAGGTGGTTTTATTTCTGATGCGGAACGTTCGGAAGTGGCCAAAAAAATGGCTTATTATACTGGATTGAAGGAAAAGGACATATTGGACCATAATTTAGACGTTCCCACTCAATTCTTTTGGAAAAACCTATTGAAAGATAGAGGAGCTTATAACGTAGGTAGATTGGATAGCCGTTACTTGGGAATTGATAAACAACTTTTTGGAGGCAGCCCTGATTATTCTGCTGAATTGACTTCTTGGCTGCATAGTTTTACGCCCGCCATCAACTATTACCTTCAAGAGGAGCTGAAATTTAAAACGGATATCAAGTATAATATGTTCGGTCCTGTGCATCCTTGGAATAATGAAGATGATCATACTAGGGACAATCTTCGTCAGGCAATGGCTCAAAACCCCTATTTGAATGTTTTGGTTCAATCTGGCTATTACGATGGAGCTACAACTTATTTTAATGCTAAATATACCATGTGGCAAGTTGACCCCAGTGGACGAATGAAAGACCGTTTTGAGTTCAAAGGCTATAGATCTGGCCATATGATGTATCTAAGACGCGAAGATTTAAAAAAGGCCAATGATGATATAAGATCTTTCATTCTTAGAACCATGACAAATGGAAAAAGCGCAAAATATTAA
- a CDS encoding TIGR02757 family protein has protein sequence MTKSELKDFLDEKVEQYNNPKFLEEDPLQIPHRFSKKEDIEISGFLTATIAWGNRKSIINNASRLMELLDNTPHDFILNHTEADLEKLAPFVHRTFNGSDLQYFIQSLQNIYANHDGLESVFVQQQEKDSLQSAISKFKEVFFELPHLTRTMKHVSDPNKGSAAKRINMFLRWMVRNNNTGVDFGIWKQLNPSQLSCPLDVHSGNVARKLKLLKRKQNDAKALAELDKSLRKMDPKDPVKYDFALFGLGVFEKF, from the coding sequence ATGACAAAATCCGAGCTAAAAGACTTTTTGGATGAAAAAGTGGAACAATACAATAATCCTAAGTTCCTGGAAGAGGATCCATTGCAGATTCCACATCGTTTTTCTAAAAAAGAGGATATAGAGATCAGCGGTTTTTTAACCGCTACCATTGCTTGGGGAAACCGAAAGAGCATTATCAACAATGCTTCACGATTGATGGAGCTTTTGGATAATACACCTCATGATTTTATTCTAAATCATACAGAAGCAGATTTAGAAAAATTAGCTCCTTTTGTTCATAGAACTTTTAATGGCTCTGATTTACAATATTTTATCCAAAGCCTTCAAAATATATATGCAAACCATGATGGGCTAGAATCTGTTTTTGTGCAACAACAAGAGAAAGATTCTTTACAATCTGCCATATCAAAATTTAAAGAAGTCTTTTTTGAATTGCCACATCTAACCAGAACCATGAAACATGTTTCCGATCCCAATAAAGGTTCTGCTGCAAAAAGGATCAATATGTTTTTACGTTGGATGGTTAGAAACAACAATACAGGGGTAGATTTTGGTATTTGGAAACAACTAAACCCAAGCCAACTTTCATGTCCATTAGATGTTCATTCTGGTAATGTTGCCCGAAAACTAAAACTGCTAAAACGCAAACAAAACGATGCCAAAGCATTGGCTGAACTGGATAAAAGCTTAAGAAAAATGGATCCAAAAGATCCGGTTAAATATGATTTTGCCCTTTTTGGACTTGGTGTTTTTGAAAAATTTTAA
- a CDS encoding Gfo/Idh/MocA family protein: protein MKKFSRRDFNSTLAKGVGGATLIATTPLACAMGTNQDRKKLGIALVGLGSYSTYQLAPALLDTEYCYLAGIVTGTPEKEQVWANKYDIPKENVYNYQNFDEIAKNDAIDVVYVVLPNSMHADFSIRAAKAGKHVICEKPMAMNVEECDAIINACKKYGVKLGIGYRLHSEPYTKEVKRLVKNKTFGDIDYISADAAYRSMSNPEQWRLNKKLSGGGALMNMGVYAIQSIIYGTGENPISVSAQEYSTRPEYFKDTDETITAQFEFESGAVGSIMTSHNVRANRLFASCQNGWFELDPASTYIPLAGRTSQGKLNFTQESQQKLQMDDFAKHVLFNNPNIAPGEMGKRDMIIVEAIYESISSGGQKVKLDFAAQYGFGG from the coding sequence ATGAAAAAGTTTTCTAGAAGGGATTTTAATTCAACCTTAGCTAAAGGTGTAGGAGGTGCAACTTTGATAGCAACAACACCATTGGCTTGTGCAATGGGTACTAATCAAGATAGAAAGAAGCTAGGAATTGCCCTTGTGGGACTTGGTAGTTATAGCACCTATCAATTGGCGCCGGCGTTGTTAGATACAGAATATTGTTATTTGGCAGGAATCGTTACTGGAACTCCCGAAAAAGAACAAGTGTGGGCCAATAAATATGATATTCCAAAGGAAAACGTATACAATTATCAAAATTTTGATGAGATAGCAAAGAATGACGCTATTGATGTGGTCTACGTTGTGCTTCCAAATAGTATGCACGCCGATTTTTCCATTAGAGCTGCTAAAGCAGGTAAACATGTTATTTGCGAAAAGCCTATGGCCATGAATGTAGAAGAATGTGATGCAATTATCAACGCATGTAAAAAGTATGGAGTGAAATTGGGAATTGGGTATCGATTGCATTCAGAACCCTATACAAAAGAGGTGAAACGCCTGGTAAAAAACAAAACGTTTGGAGATATAGATTATATTTCTGCTGACGCTGCTTACCGCTCCATGTCCAACCCAGAACAATGGCGTTTGAACAAAAAACTTTCTGGGGGCGGGGCGCTCATGAATATGGGAGTGTATGCCATTCAGAGTATTATTTATGGTACAGGGGAAAATCCAATTTCTGTTTCTGCCCAAGAATACAGCACCCGTCCAGAATATTTTAAGGATACAGATGAAACCATTACTGCTCAATTTGAATTTGAGAGTGGAGCAGTAGGAAGCATTATGACTTCGCATAATGTAAGAGCCAATAGACTTTTTGCATCTTGCCAAAACGGTTGGTTTGAGTTGGACCCTGCAAGTACCTACATTCCCTTAGCTGGTAGAACATCTCAAGGGAAGTTGAACTTTACCCAAGAGAGCCAACAAAAATTGCAAATGGACGACTTTGCTAAACATGTTCTGTTCAATAACCCAAACATAGCACCGGGCGAAATGGGCAAGCGGGATATGATTATTGTAGAAGCTATATACGAATCCATTTCTAGTGGTGGCCAAAAAGTCAAACTGGACTTTGCTGCACAATATGGTTTTGGCGGATAG
- a CDS encoding SGNH/GDSL hydrolase family protein, translating to MKSTIPKIKIGILVALSFLSFFKKAQAQDWSNLNKYQQANSELNEPLPHEKRVVFMGNSITEGWSVANPGFFSGTAYINRGISGQTTPQMLLRFRQDVINLNPKVVLILAGTNDIAGNTGPMTLEQIKDNILSMVELAEVNGICPVICSVLPAFDYAWRPGLNPNIKIPKLNGMLKDVANQKGIIYLDYFTAMADERNGLPKDLAEDGVHPTKKGYDIMEVLATKAIKEVLDKSK from the coding sequence ATGAAATCAACCATACCAAAAATTAAAATAGGAATTTTAGTGGCGTTATCCTTTTTAAGCTTTTTCAAGAAAGCACAAGCCCAAGACTGGTCAAATCTGAACAAATATCAACAGGCAAATAGTGAGCTGAACGAGCCATTACCCCATGAAAAAAGAGTTGTCTTTATGGGTAATTCCATAACAGAGGGTTGGTCTGTTGCAAATCCAGGTTTTTTTTCAGGTACAGCTTATATAAACCGAGGCATTAGCGGACAAACCACCCCTCAAATGCTATTGCGTTTTAGACAAGATGTAATTAACTTAAATCCGAAAGTAGTTTTAATTCTTGCTGGTACAAATGATATTGCTGGAAATACGGGTCCTATGACCCTTGAACAGATTAAGGACAATATACTTTCTATGGTCGAACTAGCGGAAGTAAATGGCATATGCCCGGTTATTTGTTCTGTTCTACCTGCTTTTGATTATGCATGGCGCCCAGGATTAAATCCAAATATTAAAATCCCAAAGCTTAACGGAATGCTTAAAGACGTTGCCAACCAAAAAGGTATCATCTACCTTGATTATTTTACCGCAATGGCAGATGAAAGAAACGGACTTCCAAAAGACTTGGCTGAAGATGGAGTTCATCCCACAAAGAAAGGATATGATATCATGGAAGTTCTAGCAACCAAAGCTATCAAAGAAGTATTGGATAAATCCAAATAA